TTATTTACGTCAGAGAAGTTAAACCGCAGAGATTTATTCCAGACCGCAAAAGGCTTGTTCTGTTCGCCGCCTATTCCGCCGTGGGCTCCCATCTGATTTTCAAAATTTATTATATTTTTGCCGTCGTATGCGCCGAACAAAATTAAATCTCCCGAATTTTTAAACTCGATAAATCTTTCTAAAGAGGAGAAAGCCGTTTCCGACTCTGCTTTTGTTTTGCAAGAATCGATTATCCTGCCTATAGTAAAATTTTTGCCTGCTAAATTATTTATGAAATATTTTAAAACGTAAAATTTTTGGTCTTCTTTGTCGTATATGGACGCTTCGCCTTTTTCGTTAATGCCGGCTATAAAGCCTATGCCTTTTAAGTTAGCAAGCATGTTTATTAATTTACTGTATTTATTTTCAATCTCTTCAAGAGTCATTCTTTGATATTTCCCCGAAAAATAGATATTAGCCATAGGTCCGGAATCCATTATGTATATCGTTTTTTCGTTCTGCCATTGAAACGTAAGTATACTTTCCGGTTCTTTAACCGATTTCATTCCTCCTATAAATCCGTTATAAATTTTTTTGCATGTACCTTTCTTAAAAAAATCGCCCATATATAAAAACAATCTTTTAAAAACCGCATTGTAACCGGTATCGAATTCATACACTTTTAATTCAGGATCGCTAACATATTCGCTAATTGCGTCTTTGAGCATTTTACCGCCGTTCGCTTTTTGAAAAGGTACGGATGGCGTGTGTCCATGATCTGATATTATAAAAATGTCGTATTTTCGTTCCGATTTTAAAACGGCTTTATTTATGTGATAAATTTTTCTGTCTATAGCCTTTAATGTTCTTAATGCGCTGTATGAATATGGCCCCCTGTGATGCGAAAGTTCGTCGTATCCTATATAATCCGAATATATAGAAGGTACTCCGCGGGAAATATCCATTATGGCGCCGAAAGTTTCTATCTCTTTAAATATAACGTTAGTCATCGCCCTTGCAAAAGGAAAAAAACCTTCGGGACGAACTTCCCGCTTCTTCGCTATATCCTGTATTTTTTCGAATATTTCCAATATAGCCTCAAAAAACACGTAAAAGAATGTTTTCAAAAAAGTAAAAATATGAAAAACGAAAACTATAAAGATATCGAAATTCCTAACTTTTTTTTTAAATAAATATCTTATTGAAAACGTTGAAAGAGTGAAGGTTGAGCGCGACGCTCCGCCGGAAAACAGATTGACGTAACTTGAGCCGCCTTTCAAAAGACCGGGACTTCTTCCCGCCAAGCGCTCCTCTATCCGTCCGGCGCTTTCGGGTTTCTTAAATATTATTTCTTCTCCCGTTTCTCTTTCTATCCATCTGAAACCGGGTATATCGTCGTTATTTCCGTATAAAAGACCTGCCTGAAAAAACGGCGTGTCGCTGGGTACGCCCGTAAAATAATCGGCAAGCAAATAATCTCCGGAATTTATCATTTTCTTAAGGTGAGGCATCAAATTTAACGAGAGGGCTTTTTTTAAAGCGGTATAAGAAAGCCCGTCTATTTGAAATATAACAAAGCCTTTTTTTTCGATAGACTTAGCTATTTTTATTTTTCTTATAGATTTTTTAAAAATATTTAACAGGCTTAATTTCATATTCAATTATCTTCTCTTTCAAAAAGAAAGTTTGAAAGAAAAACCATTAAAATTAAAAAACCGGCAATAAAAATAAAATTCCATATAAGCGGCGTTTCGGGCATAAACAGCGTCTTTTTTTTATCGTAAAAAAACAGGTACTTCAGTATATCTACGGAATAAGTAACCGGATTTATATAAGCAAGTATTTTTAAAAATAACGGAAATTTTTTAATAGGATAAAGCGCTCCGCTTACAAAAAACATAGGTTGCACCAATAAATTAATTATGGAATTAAACCCCTCGAAAGACGTCATCTTAGATGCTATTACTATGCCGAAAGCCGTAATGGAGCATGATATTAAAAATAAAGAAGCTGCAATCAGCAAAAATGAAATAACGGTAATATGGATTCCCAAAAAAGGGGCGAAAGCCAGCATTATAAGAGCCTGAACCGTACTTATAATTCCGCCCGACGTAATTTTTGCCAGAACAAACGTTTTTCTTGAAACCGGCGAAACCAATATTTCTTTTAAAACGCCGAACTCCCTGTCCCAGATAATCGATATGGATGAAAATATAGACCTGAAAAGTACCGTCATAATAAGTATGCCGGGAAAAATATACTGCATATAAGAGCCGTTTTTCATTTTTACGAGAGTGGAAATTCCATAACCGACGAATAAAAGCCATATAACCGGCCTTGAAAGATCGGTAACGAGCCTCGATTTCTGTCTCGTAAATTTTAAAATTTCCCTTTTATTTATAGCTATAAAAGCTCTAAGTTCGCTTTTCATAAACAGTAAAAGTTATCCTTTTATTTTTTTACGCAAGTAATTAAGAAATCGGTTTTAGAAACTAATATATCTTCTTTTTCGGAATTTAAAAATTTATAATAATCGTTTAATCCAATGTGATATTCCGGCGGCGTAATCATTTTTTTTTCAAAAAGATTTTTTTTTACCGATTCAAATTCGTTCTGTAATAACAAAAATGCATTTTTAATCTGCCCGGCACTGCCGTAATCGTTTTTTCTTTTAAAAAAAATCTGGGTAAACGGTTTTATTTTAATATCGCAAAAACCGCCTGACGATAAAAATGAAGGTAATTTTTTAGAAATATTTCTGTCGCCTCCGTTTAGAGCCTGATAACGCGAATAGGCATTGAACAATTTTTTTGAATTATCGGTCGGCTCAGGATAATAGAGCGTCATATCGTCTTCTATGTCTATTAAAATCAACAATCCGCCGTATTTTAAAGTTCTTTTGATTTCCGAAAGAAAAGGG
Above is a window of Candidatus Acidulodesulfobacterium acidiphilum DNA encoding:
- a CDS encoding class I SAM-dependent methyltransferase; its protein translation is MLGRVLYCRQFLDAALAETNSADARYIAFQSYLTAPFLLRQVNELEYSFTGKIICDAGTGLGILPCVLKEKNPLKIIAFDLDAGSLKTAAAINGSANTSYINADVRSMPFKAEIFDAIFARYVFQHINISPPFLSEIKRTLKYGGLLILIDIEDDMTLYYPEPTDNSKKLFNAYSRYQALNGGDRNISKKLPSFLSSGGFCDIKIKPFTQIFFKRKNDYGSAGQIKNAFLLLQNEFESVKKNLFEKKMITPPEYHIGLNDYYKFLNSEKEDILVSKTDFLITCVKK
- a CDS encoding ABC transporter, translated to MKSELRAFIAINKREILKFTRQKSRLVTDLSRPVIWLLFVGYGISTLVKMKNGSYMQYIFPGILIMTVLFRSIFSSISIIWDREFGVLKEILVSPVSRKTFVLAKITSGGIISTVQALIMLAFAPFLGIHITVISFLLIAASLFLISCSITAFGIVIASKMTSFEGFNSIINLLVQPMFFVSGALYPIKKFPLFLKILAYINPVTYSVDILKYLFFYDKKKTLFMPETPLIWNFIFIAGFLILMVFLSNFLFEREDN